From Desulfomonilia bacterium, the proteins below share one genomic window:
- a CDS encoding acetyl-CoA C-acetyltransferase: MANVVLVSGVRTAVGAFGGTLKDIPVKELGALVIKGALEKIGLKPAVSADAEADAPDKLKGQGLSEIEKKYAGFENGNDIVIDEVIMGNVLYAGQGQNTARQAMIMAGLPKETTAFTVSKVCASGMKAIALGAAAIKAGDASAIIAGGMENMSDVPYAMPKARWGYRMDMPFGKITDLMVFDGLFEIFYGYHMGITAENIAEKYGISRAEQDRLGLASHNRALAAIKSGILKDEIIPVVIPQKKGDPKIFDIDERPMETTLEKMGKLATVFKKDGTVTAGNASGINDAAAACLLMDEDKAKAMGLKPLARIKGYATGGLDPAYMGLGPIPAIRKLLRITGTSIKDYGLFELNEAFASQAIACISELGISEDICNVNGSGISIGHPIGCTGARIIVALMHEMRRRNISLGLASLCIGGGQGMALSIEAV; the protein is encoded by the coding sequence ATGGCAAATGTGGTCTTGGTAAGCGGTGTAAGGACAGCAGTCGGAGCATTCGGCGGCACACTGAAAGATATCCCGGTCAAAGAGCTCGGTGCACTCGTAATAAAAGGTGCGCTGGAAAAAATCGGCCTAAAACCGGCTGTTTCGGCAGACGCAGAAGCTGACGCCCCGGACAAGCTCAAGGGGCAGGGCCTCAGCGAAATTGAAAAAAAATATGCCGGATTCGAAAACGGCAATGATATAGTCATTGACGAGGTTATCATGGGCAATGTTCTCTATGCGGGACAGGGCCAGAACACTGCAAGGCAGGCCATGATCATGGCCGGTCTTCCGAAGGAAACGACCGCTTTTACGGTTAGCAAGGTATGCGCATCCGGCATGAAGGCGATAGCACTGGGCGCAGCGGCGATCAAGGCCGGAGACGCATCGGCGATTATTGCAGGCGGCATGGAAAATATGAGCGATGTCCCGTATGCAATGCCCAAGGCACGCTGGGGATACCGCATGGACATGCCCTTCGGCAAGATCACGGACCTGATGGTCTTTGACGGCCTTTTTGAGATTTTTTACGGATACCATATGGGCATCACCGCTGAAAATATCGCTGAAAAATACGGTATCAGCCGGGCCGAGCAGGACAGGCTGGGGCTTGCAAGCCACAACAGGGCCCTTGCCGCAATCAAGAGCGGTATTCTGAAAGACGAGATAATTCCTGTGGTAATCCCCCAGAAAAAGGGCGACCCCAAAATATTCGACATAGACGAAAGGCCAATGGAAACCACACTTGAAAAAATGGGCAAGCTGGCAACGGTATTTAAAAAAGACGGCACGGTTACAGCAGGAAATGCATCGGGCATCAATGACGCCGCGGCGGCATGCCTGCTTATGGATGAAGACAAGGCCAAAGCCATGGGACTGAAACCGCTTGCAAGAATCAAAGGCTACGCAACCGGCGGACTCGATCCGGCTTACATGGGACTCGGACCCATTCCTGCAATCCGCAAACTCTTGAGGATCACGGGTACATCCATTAAAGACTACGGCCTCTTCGAACTTAACGAGGCCTTTGCTTCCCAGGCAATTGCCTGCATCAGCGAACTGGGCATATCCGAGGATATCTGCAATGTAAACGGTTCTGGAATCTCAATCGGCCACCCGATCGGCTGCACGGGCGCGCGAATCATTGTTGCGCTTATGCACGAAATGAGGCGAAGAAATATATCGCTCGGCCTTGCATCACTGTGCATAGGAGGCGGCCAGGGAATGGCGCTCTCTATCGAAGCGGTTTAA
- a CDS encoding DUF2804 domain-containing protein, with product MADLITGEGKIRFGFYDEPVDNINYADYALETPMDIKVPRLLKKFLVNQFHFSGIIGPEVIVGMAVVDLKYIANGFLYVYDRKTKTLVETNKITPFGIGGTIIPTARSYDSSFSSGGLDIAVTSFRMMASAPEINLDIKITKPTEPLRLCTRTGYRGWVYMEKTTPIPVSGKVTCKGKTYEISSPDYMGLMDWTTGTMRRDTYWEWAATATTLPDGRPFGLNLCCGVNDTSFTENAFWLDGARTKVDTVNFEFDNHDLHKPWRITSYDKRVALTFNPEGMRGEKLNAVLVKSKFSQFMGTFEGTLRTESGEILEIRDIPGWAEDHYAKW from the coding sequence ATGGCAGATCTCATAACAGGTGAAGGAAAAATAAGGTTCGGATTTTATGATGAGCCCGTTGACAACATAAACTATGCAGATTATGCGCTGGAAACGCCCATGGATATAAAGGTGCCCAGGCTGCTGAAAAAATTTCTTGTTAACCAGTTTCATTTTTCAGGAATAATAGGCCCGGAAGTAATAGTGGGAATGGCCGTGGTCGATCTCAAGTACATTGCCAATGGGTTTCTGTATGTATACGACCGGAAGACGAAAACCCTTGTTGAAACAAATAAGATCACACCCTTCGGAATAGGCGGCACCATTATCCCGACTGCCAGGAGCTATGACAGCTCGTTTTCATCGGGCGGCCTTGATATTGCAGTAACATCTTTCAGGATGATGGCCAGTGCGCCAGAAATAAACCTCGATATAAAAATTACAAAACCCACTGAACCTTTGCGGCTATGCACACGCACAGGTTACCGGGGATGGGTGTACATGGAGAAAACGACGCCGATACCTGTTTCGGGCAAGGTCACGTGTAAAGGAAAGACATATGAGATATCATCGCCAGATTATATGGGACTTATGGACTGGACGACAGGCACCATGCGCCGTGATACATACTGGGAATGGGCAGCGACCGCGACAACGTTGCCTGACGGAAGGCCATTCGGGCTCAATCTCTGCTGCGGGGTGAACGATACAAGCTTTACCGAAAACGCCTTCTGGCTTGATGGCGCCAGGACAAAGGTCGATACCGTCAATTTCGAATTCGATAATCATGACTTGCACAAGCCCTGGAGGATTACATCCTATGACAAAAGGGTGGCCCTTACATTCAATCCTGAAGGCATGCGCGGGGAGAAGCTTAATGCCGTGCTCGTCAAATCGAAATTCTCGCAGTTCATGGGGACGTTTGAAGGAACGCTCAGAACGGAAAGCGGAGAGATCCTTGAAATAAGAGATATACCTGGGTGGGCGGAGGATCATTATGCCAAATGGTAA
- a CDS encoding nucleotidyltransferase family protein encodes MIVDCIVAAGDGRASKKVFRKNKALLEVDGKPIIRHIVETLKSCDEIGQIVVVGPKKKFEAVIGDLDVRIIEQRRNLMENCWEAFLQTIPEYRDTGILTENISNNYREKAVLGLAGDIPLLTVNELKEFIKKCDMSIYDYCAGITSETILKRFEPRKGKPGIKMATFHVRDGNFRQNNMHMAKPFKLKYGIELALKVYEYRYQKELLNIIRSIGEIVKLGPRHIGRTLWLYLLLQISTGLSSIGLKPLAKLTSYPVTRAELESLLSGILDAQVKIVETSQGGAALDVDNERDFLILSIRYKEWHSMVTHGYITS; translated from the coding sequence ATGATAGTTGATTGCATTGTAGCCGCCGGGGATGGAAGGGCCTCAAAGAAGGTGTTCAGGAAAAACAAGGCCCTGCTGGAAGTCGATGGAAAACCCATCATCAGGCACATCGTCGAAACACTCAAGTCCTGCGATGAAATCGGGCAGATTGTAGTAGTCGGTCCGAAGAAAAAGTTCGAGGCAGTAATAGGCGATCTTGATGTCCGGATAATCGAGCAGCGGCGGAACCTTATGGAAAATTGCTGGGAGGCTTTTCTTCAGACCATTCCCGAATATCGCGATACCGGAATCCTGACAGAAAATATTTCAAATAATTACAGGGAAAAGGCCGTACTCGGCCTGGCCGGCGACATCCCGCTGCTGACTGTAAATGAATTGAAAGAGTTCATAAAAAAATGTGACATGTCCATATATGATTATTGCGCCGGCATCACATCTGAGACCATACTGAAGCGTTTTGAACCCAGGAAAGGCAAGCCCGGCATCAAGATGGCGACCTTTCATGTCAGGGATGGAAATTTCCGCCAGAACAACATGCACATGGCAAAACCGTTCAAGCTCAAATACGGCATAGAGCTTGCGCTCAAGGTATATGAATATCGCTACCAGAAAGAGCTGCTGAACATCATCCGCTCCATAGGAGAGATCGTAAAACTGGGGCCCAGGCATATCGGAAGGACATTATGGCTCTATCTGCTGCTCCAGATATCGACCGGACTCTCCTCGATAGGGCTTAAGCCTCTGGCAAAACTGACCAGCTATCCGGTTACAAGGGCTGAGCTTGAAAGCCTTCTATCCGGGATACTCGACGCCCAGGTCAAGATAGTCGAAACCTCTCAGGGCGGCGCCGCACTTGACGTCGACAATGAAAGAGACTTCCTGATCCTCTCGATCAGATACAAGGAGTGGCATTCAATGGTCACGCACGGGTACATAACGTCATAA
- a CDS encoding aminoacyl-histidine dipeptidase, which translates to MDTVSSLEPKSLWQSFVQLSAIPRNSKNEAQSRDFVIAKAQEYGLDYKTDPAGNVVVYKPAMGSANDKTVILQAHLDMICEKNKDTEHDFEKDPIRLVRDGEWVQACGTTLGADNGIACAAMLAIMEDFSLTHPGLELLFTIDEETGLTGAVKMDASLIHGRTLINLDSEEDGILYIGCAGGRETDLKFGIKRVKTPGGLQAVTVKVKGLKGGHSGTDIHEGRGNAIKIMAGLLASSGIAFRLSSISGGNLRNSIPREAEALIAATPSRLKKLKAHAEEFFGKYRTMLKGIDEGLAITFEDAPMPEDVISVKQTSAIIEALNAIPSGVEAVDVPHGMIKTSTSLGVVRTEEGHVTVKTMQRSIHKEAMEELAGRIASIGRLAGAKITFDHDYPAWIPDFDSGILRVCKEAHLELFGREPEVRVIHAGLECGVIADKIPGIETISLGPTIEHAHSPFERVRIESVGNFWKLLLSILNKLAV; encoded by the coding sequence ATGGATACGGTAAGCAGCCTTGAACCAAAGTCGCTCTGGCAGAGTTTCGTCCAGCTCTCGGCAATCCCGAGGAATTCCAAAAACGAGGCACAGTCAAGGGATTTCGTCATAGCCAAGGCACAAGAATACGGCCTTGACTATAAAACTGACCCGGCTGGAAACGTGGTCGTCTATAAACCTGCCATGGGCAGTGCAAATGACAAAACCGTAATCCTCCAGGCCCACCTGGATATGATCTGCGAGAAAAACAAGGATACCGAGCATGACTTTGAAAAGGACCCGATCAGACTGGTCCGGGACGGAGAATGGGTACAGGCTTGCGGAACGACGCTCGGCGCCGATAACGGCATTGCCTGCGCGGCAATGCTCGCCATAATGGAGGATTTCTCGCTCACTCATCCCGGGCTTGAACTTCTCTTTACAATTGACGAAGAGACAGGGCTGACCGGCGCGGTCAAAATGGATGCGTCGCTCATTCACGGCAGGACACTCATCAACCTTGATTCGGAGGAAGACGGAATCCTGTACATCGGATGCGCAGGCGGCAGAGAAACAGATCTGAAATTCGGTATCAAAAGAGTCAAGACCCCCGGAGGACTTCAGGCCGTAACCGTAAAGGTCAAGGGTCTCAAAGGCGGACATTCGGGAACGGACATCCACGAAGGCAGGGGCAATGCGATAAAGATCATGGCGGGCCTTCTGGCCTCATCCGGAATCGCATTCAGATTGTCCTCAATATCAGGCGGCAACCTGCGCAACTCGATACCGAGAGAGGCGGAAGCGCTGATAGCAGCTACTCCTTCAAGACTGAAAAAACTGAAAGCGCATGCAGAAGAATTTTTCGGAAAATACAGGACAATGCTCAAAGGAATCGATGAAGGACTCGCAATAACATTTGAGGATGCACCCATGCCGGAAGATGTGATTTCCGTAAAACAGACCTCAGCAATAATCGAGGCCCTGAACGCAATCCCCTCAGGCGTTGAGGCTGTTGATGTCCCTCATGGCATGATCAAGACATCAACAAGCCTTGGTGTTGTAAGAACAGAAGAAGGCCACGTCACGGTCAAAACCATGCAGAGAAGCATCCATAAAGAGGCGATGGAGGAACTTGCGGGCAGAATAGCATCAATCGGAAGACTGGCAGGTGCAAAGATCACCTTCGATCACGATTATCCCGCATGGATTCCCGATTTTGATTCCGGCATACTCAGGGTCTGCAAAGAGGCCCATCTGGAACTGTTCGGCAGGGAGCCCGAGGTCAGAGTAATCCATGCGGGCCTTGAATGCGGAGTGATAGCGGACAAGATCCCTGGCATTGAAACCATCTCGCTCGGCCCGACCATTGAGCATGCCCATTCGCCTTTTGAGAGGGTGAGGATTGAAAGCGTCGGCAACTTCTGGAAGCTTCTCTTGTCCATATTGAATAAACTGGCAGTGTAG
- a CDS encoding molybdenum cofactor guanylyltransferase codes for MIEQGILPDITAAVLIGGKSRRFGRDKVIEPLDGVMLVEKVVSVLNPLFSEIILVGHFRQEIAGYKTVSDIIPGCGPLGGIYTALVSSANPYCFIFAADMPNLNMKLISYMAGLKEKADIIIPRLSKGIEPLHAIYSKAAIPVIKTLLEKNRFKILNLIEQMNTEYIGNLSINKFGDPLRIFSNINTTSDIEILL; via the coding sequence TTGATTGAACAGGGCATACTTCCGGATATAACAGCAGCGGTACTGATCGGCGGGAAATCCCGCCGCTTCGGCCGCGACAAGGTGATAGAGCCTCTTGACGGCGTCATGCTGGTGGAAAAGGTCGTTTCCGTGCTGAACCCCCTGTTTTCGGAAATAATCCTTGTCGGCCATTTCAGGCAGGAGATTGCAGGATATAAGACTGTTTCCGACATCATTCCAGGATGTGGGCCGCTCGGTGGAATATATACGGCGCTAGTCTCATCAGCCAATCCTTACTGCTTTATATTCGCTGCGGACATGCCAAATCTCAATATGAAACTTATCAGTTATATGGCCGGACTCAAGGAAAAGGCGGACATAATAATACCGAGACTGTCAAAGGGCATTGAGCCTCTGCATGCAATCTATTCAAAAGCCGCAATCCCGGTCATAAAAACGCTGCTGGAAAAGAACAGATTCAAGATATTGAATCTCATCGAACAGATGAATACGGAATATATAGGAAATTTATCTATAAATAAATTCGGGGATCCGTTAAGGATATTTTCCAACATCAATACCACATCAGACATTGAAATCCTTCTTTGA